In Colletotrichum destructivum chromosome 8, complete sequence, the following proteins share a genomic window:
- a CDS encoding Putative 2EXR domain-containing protein, producing the protein MTTRTFHGFPLLPGEIRNQIWDLAVPPAHFRGVHYFSVLAPDLQEASEAFASQLIYGDAYQLISATWLPDDSISTLGRAPGNPSTYAIDWGLWTACKESRSFMCHRYGIVKWSDFLHKQQQQQEKRDQQQKEFRRQKPDSEEVPATFVLKNDDSFHSLALFPRHDLIALQLNGNYRLFMITLPRLGFRSRTVDRTDIYHVAIEFDPSWDVNELEQYQREVEGDIEREENRLDPKLYDTYDHLVDIRRSGMLMGATLWFIDGRLSRKAAVVDEGCTDMGPRPSAQFVFEGQDNRYFGMPYYSIMDLYEYDEEVKGENNAVYFLSTLEEIAVKQEAVDMRLDVEEDAHELWMYLGRSVGLLAREPF; encoded by the coding sequence ATGACCACTCGAACATTTCACGGCTTCCCGCTCCTCCCCGGCGAGATCCGCAACCAAATCTGGGACCTCGCCGTACCCCCTGCCCACTTTCGGGGCGTTCACTACTTCTCGGTACTGGCTCCCGACTTGCAGGAGGCGAGTGAAGCCTTTGCTAGTCAACTCATATATGGCGACGCGTACCAATTAATAAGTGCGACCTGGCTGCCCGACGACAGCATATCAACGCTCGGTCGGGCCCCCGGCAACCCCTCGACGTACGCCATTGACTGGGGCCTCTGGACGGCATGTAAAGAATCGCGCTCGTTCATGTGCCACCGGTACGGTATCGTGAAGTGGTCCGACTTCCTGCAtaagcagcagcaacaacaggAAAAGAGGGATCAGCAACAGAAGGAGTTTCGCCGACAAAAACCTGACTCGGAGGAGGTCCCGGCAACGTTCGTCCTGAAAAACGATGATAGTTTTCACTCGCTCGCGCTCTTTCCCAGGCATGACCTGATAGCACTGCAGCTGAATGGGAACTACAGACTTTTCATGATAACTCTGCCTAGATTAGGTTTCAGATCAAGGACAGTTGACCGTACGGACATCTACCACGTCGCCATTGAGTTCGACCCATCTTGGGATGTGAACGAACTCGAGCAATATCAACGAGAAGTGGAAGGCGATATTGAACGCGAAGAGAACCGATTGGACCCCAAACTATATGATACGTACGATCATCTGGTCGACATCAGGAGGAGCGGAATGCTGATGGGAGCTACTTTGTGGTTTATAGATGGTCGTCTAAGTCGCAAAGCGGCTGTCGTAGATGAAGGATGTACGGATATGGGTCCAAGACCATCTGCGCAATTCGTTTTCGAGGGTCAAGACAACAGATACTTTGGGATGCCATACTACAGTATCATGGACCTATACGAATATGACGAAGAAGTCAAAGGAGAGAATAATGCCGTCTATTTCCTCTCGACTTTAGAAGAGATTGCTGTGAAACAAGAGGCAGTGGACATGCGACTGGATGTGGAGGAAGATGCTCATGAACTATGGATGTACCTTGGCAGGAGTGTCGGCTTGTTGGCACGAGAGCCTTTCTAA
- a CDS encoding Putative chitin-binding, type 1, glycoside hydrolase family 18, catalytic domain-containing protein gives MGLCLPLAFLGIVALVFAAFDPTSKNNVVVYYGQGPNQGDLINHCQQPEVDVIVLSFVHLFPAQANGYPGTNFGNRCGGQVYPGPGFNGVNDPSRNQLQSHCPSLNAQIPVCQQQYGKKILLSLGGGVTAYQLTGQNEGELLATYLWKMFGPRDPSWTGPRPFDNNGQAVEVDGFDMDIEHPSTDNSVGYIALVTLLRTFYASASKQYYLTGAPQCVVPDASMAAMISAAKFDMIFVQFYNTPSCSAATWTSSNPSYVPGQAFQAAGFTYDAWVQWLSNTPSRDAKVFITLPGSPDAANPGNYINHEQARNLISAYYCRPSFGGVAVWEATRGASNPYNGKSFQATMKVWLQGAAADARLLSCQAPTTPAPSSVPPTQPTTPPNPNPNPNPNPGQPGACGAGVGSCGSGFCCSEYGYCGTTSAYCGTGCQPGFGTCSAGGGGGDPGLPVSTDGSCGAGKATCRGNGNHQCCSKYGFCGNSDLYCGAGCQPGFGICS, from the exons ATGGGACTCTGCCTCCCATtggccttcctcggcattgTGGCCTTGGTTTTCGCCGCCTTTGACCCAACATCGAAGAACAATGTCGTGGTCTACTAC GGACAAGGTCCGAACCAGGGTGACCTGATCAACCATTGCCAGCAGCCCGAAGTCGACGTTATCGTCCTCTCCTTCGTGCATCTCTTCCCAGCTCAGGCGAACGGCTACCCCGGCACGAACTTTGGAAATCGATGCGGCGGTCAGGTGTATCCGGGCCCCGGATTCAATGGCGTCAACGACCCGTCAAGGAACCAGCTGCAGTCCCACTGCCCGAGTCTGAATGCCCAGATTCCCGTGTGTCAGCAGCAGTACGGCAAGAAGATCCTCCTGTCCCTCGGAGGGGGTGTCACGGCCTACCAACTCACAGGCCAAAACGAAGGCGAGCTGTTGGCGACGTATCTGTGGAAGATGTTTGGTCCCAGAGACCCCAGCTGGACCGGGCCCCGCCCTTTCGATAACAACGGGCAGGCTGTTGAAGTTGACGGGTTTGACATGGACATTGAGCATCCGTCAACAG ACAACTCTGTTGGCTACATTGCTCTTGTCACTCTGCTGAGAACCTTCTATGCTTCGGCATCGAAGCAATACTACCTGACGGGCGCTCCCCAATGCGTGGTCCCAGACGCCAGCATGGCAGCCATGATCTCTGCCGCTAAGTTCGACATGATCTTTGTCCAGTTCTACAACACCCCGAGCTGCTCAGCAGCCACTTGGACCTCGAGCAACCCGTCATATGTTCCTGGACAAGCGTTTCAAGCGGCCGGTTTCACTTATGATGCCTGGGTTCAGTGGCTGTCCAACACACCTAGCCGAGATGCGAAGGTGTTCATTACCTTGCCTGGCTCCCCTGACGCAGCCAACCCGGGAAATTACATCAACCATGAGCAAGCCAGAAATCTCATCAGCGCCTACTACTGCCGGCCATCGTTCGGCGGCGTTGCTGTTTGGGAAGCGACCCGAGGGGCCAGTAACCCGTACAACGGCAAATCTTTCCAGGCAACCATGAAGGTGTGGCTGCAAGGAGCCGCAGCAGATGCGCGGCTCTTGAGCTGCCAA GCCCCGACGACACCGGCACCGTCATCTGTACCGCCGACCCAACCAACAACTCCGCCGAATCCCAATCCCAATCCCAATCCCAACCCTGGCCAGCCTGGTGCATGTGGAGCGGGCGTGGGATCCTGCGGCAGTGGGTTTTGCTGCAGCGAATACGGCTATTGCGGGACAACGAGTGCATACTGCGGCACTGGATGTCAGCCCGGTTTCGGCACATGCAGCGCCGGAGGCGGAGGTGGAGACCCGGGACTTCCGGTCTCAACGGATGGATCATGTGGTGCTGGGAAAGCCACTTGCCGAGGCAATGGCAACCATCAATGCTGTAGCAAGTACGGGTTCTGCGGAAACTCCGATTTGTACTGCGGTGCCGGTTGCCAGCCTGGCTTTGGTATATGTAGCTGA
- a CDS encoding Putative alpha/beta hydrolase-1 — MPGDQSLVLPDGRTLSYTTFGVTPRPDQPTIFHFHGLPGSHHEGQPIHEAAVKCNVCVVAVNRPGYGGSTFQPNRTILSFPQDVLRLADYLNIDRFAVLGVSGGGPYALACLHSIPSTRLAGAAIVSGMYPTKLGLGGMMLLNRVLFTLAPWVTGLVEMVAEWEMGNLARDANHPERLAQSVVESFKSRPIEDQEALFADDGKILSALVQSTRDAVRESCRGFAWEARLFGSPWGFELGDLVVEKGRLVMWHGGKDINVPRRMAVEAAEAIPGAELRIDEDEAHVSLLAHRMDDIIAALTEMLRK, encoded by the coding sequence ATGCCAGGTGATCAATCTCTCGTCCTCCCCGACGGACGCACCCTCAGCTATACCACGTTCGGCGTCACGCCCCGACCAGATCAGCCGACCATCTTCCATTTCCACGGCCTCCCCGGCTCTCATCATGAAGGTCAACCCATCCACGAGGCAGCCGTGAAGTGCAACGtctgcgtcgtcgccgtgaACCGCCCAGGCTACGGCGGCTCAACTTTCCAACCGAACCGGACGATACTCTCCTTCCCCCAGGacgtcctccgcctcgcagaCTATCTGAACATCGATCGCTTCGCGGTCCTGGGCGTCTCTGGCGGCGGGCCGTACGCCCTCGCTTGTCTTCACTCAATCCCGTCGACGCGcttggccggcgccgcgATCGTCTCGGGCATGTACCCGACGaaactcggcctcggcggcatgATGCTCCTCAACCGTGTCCTCTTCACCCTGGCGCCCTGGGTGACTGGGCTCGTGGAGATGGTCGCCGAGTGGGAGATGGGGAACCTGGCCCGGGACGCGAACCACCCGGAACGGCTTGCGCAGTCGGTGGTCGAGAGCTTCAAGAGCCGACCGATCGAGGACCAGGAGGCCCTCtttgccgacgacggcaagatcCTGAGCGCCCTGGTGCAGAGCACCCGCGACGCGGTGCGCGAGAGCTGTCGGGGCTTCGCGTGGGAGGCGAGGCTGTTCGGAAGCCCGTGGGGGTTCGAGCTGGGGGACTtggtcgtcgagaaggggAGGTTGGTGATGTGGCACGGCGGTAAGGATATCAACGTCCCTCGCCGGATGGCtgtggaggcggcggaggcgatCCCGGGCGCTGAACTAAGgatcgacgaggacgaggcgcaTGTGAGCCTGTTGGCTCACAGGATggacgacatcatcgccgcgCTAACGGAGATGCTGAGAAAATGA
- a CDS encoding Putative S-adenosyl-L-methionine-dependent methyltransferase superfamily encodes MADSAPKSPAPASASRSRTVSPTREASAVPNTAPSTGPSSPEADPAVLEVDDAVSLNETESNIDDRISTYTASLSSSVLDYPTENGRRYHAYRSGSYLIPNDESEMDRLDLNHMLMTKTIGKKLFLAPVPQEKTHRILDIGTGTGIWAIEAAEIFPNAEILGNDLSAIQPDWVPSNIKFEVDDVESPWVHDNKYDFIFCRYMASSITDWPKLVKNIYDNLNPGGWVEFQDFDFGFYSDDGTVTEEHYASKWCKLLFEGCERFGRDPCPGPKIGGWVKSAGFVDVVQEEYKVPFGPWPKDPHYRDIGMTNLVQLLDGLEGFSLRVFCGAHGWTQEEVLVFLAHVRQELKAGKYHSYDKLHVVYAQKPHDEASE; translated from the exons atggcggaCTCTGCACCAAAGTCGCCCGCACCGGCATCAGCCTCGAGGTCAAGGACAGTCTCTCCAACAAGAGAGGCCTCAGCTGTCCCCAATACGGCACCTTCAACCGGTCCTTCTTCACCTGAAGCCGATCCTGCTGTGCTTGAAGTTGACGATGCAGTCAGT CTCAACGAGACCGAGTCGAACATCGACGACAGGAT TTCTACATACACCGCGTCTTTGAGCTCGAGTGTTCTCGACTACCCTACCGAGAACGGCCGTCGTTACCACGCCTATCGTTCGGGAT CATATCTGATCCCCAATGACGAG AGTGAAATGGACCGGCTTGACTTGAATCACATGTTGATGACGAAAACAATCGGCAAGAAACTCTTTTTGGCTCCGGTTCCACAGGAAAAGACTCACCGGATCCTCGACATTGGCACTGGCACCGGAATCT GGGCTATTGAGGCAGCGGAGATCTTCCCCAACGCCGAG ATTCTGGGGAACGACCTCAGCGCCATCCAGCCAGATTG GGTGCCGTCAAACATCAAGTTCGAAGTTGACGATGTCGAAAGCCCTTGGGTCCATGACAACAAGTACGACTTCATCTTCTGCCGATACATGGCCTCGTCAATCACGGACTGGCCAAAGTTGGTGAAGAACATCTACGA CAATCTCAATCCAGGCGGCTGGGTTGAGTTCCAAGATTTCGACTTTGGTTTCTATTCGGATgacggcaccgtcaccgAGGAACACTACGCAAGCAAATGGTGCAAGCTTCTGTTTGAGGGCTGCGAGAGGTTCGGCCGCGACCCCTGCCCCGGTCCGAAGATTGGAGGATGGGTCAAGAgcgccggcttcgtcgacgtcgtgcAGGAGGAGTACAAAGTGCCCTTCGGGCCGTGGCCGAAGGACCCTCACTACAGGGACATCGGCATGACGAACCTGGTCCAGCTCCTGGATGGGCTGGAAGGGTTCAGCCTGAGGGTCTTTTGCGGTGCTCACGGTTGGACCCAGGAGGAGGTCTTGGTGTTCCTTGCCCATGTGCGCCAAGAGTTGAAGGCCGGGAAGTATCATTCCTACGATAAGCT CCACGTGGTTTATGCGCAAAAGCCCCATGATGAGGCAAGCGAATGA
- a CDS encoding Putative GroES-like superfamily, alcohol dehydrogenase-like, NAD(P)-binding domain superfamily: protein MADLPQTMRSLAVRKHCAPAEWEVAVLPLPTISGPTDMIVHVHAGAVMRGDCQRIVGSNLASICKATFPLKVGSEGAGIVVAIGSEVKRFKVGDAVYGLNIARPIFSGPDPGFCSEYAIVQERMMLPKPAQMSFEEAASLAGYTVTAYQCIKQGLALAGEENLEGKTVYIPGALSGGGSSAIQVAKNVFGAAKVISTVSTPKLGLVEQYLPGLVDQLIDYTTTEIGDIVPKGSVDFMVNTQLSTLSSGIPLLRPKTGVIVSIASIPPSSVFKEMVGPGVVPFWLCWLLDLTQLWYKWKLRGTNIQHRFVSGDSEKREDNEKAGEFIATGKVKGVFRVTNLSDIEAVREECGKVHTGKGGLGRCVVRIKE, encoded by the exons ATGGCCGACCTTCCCCAGACGATGCGATCCCTTGCGGTGCGGAAGCACTGCGCGCCTGCGGAGTGGGAAGTGGCCGTGTTGCCGCTTCCCACAATATCGGGTCCGACAGATATGATCGTCCACGTTCACGCCGGTGCCGTCATGAGAGGTGACTGCCAGAGAATCGTCGGTTCAAATCTCGCTTCAATATGTAAGGCAAC GTTCCCGCTCAAGGTCGGATCCGAGGGGGCCGGCATCGTTGTGGCTATCGGTTCCGAGGTCAAACGTTTCAaggtcggcgatgccgtgTACGGGCTGAATATTGCCCGGCCAATCTTCAGCGGCCCCGACCCGGGGTTCTGCTCCGAGTACGCCATTGTTCAGGAGAGGATGATGCTCCCGAAACCGGCGCAGATGAGTTTTGAAGAGGCCGCATCCCTCGCGGGATACACCGTCACCGCATACCAGTGCATCAAGCAGGGCCTGGCactggccggcgaggagaacCTCGAGGGGAAGACCGTCTACATCCCCGGGGCCTTGAGTGGAGGCGGCTCTAGTGCCATACAGGTCGCCAAAAAcgtcttcggcgccgcgAAGGTCATCTCAACCGTTTCGACTCCGAAACTGGGACTTGTCGAGCAGTACTTGCCCGGCCTCGTGGATCAACTCATCGACTACACGACAACGGAGATCGGGGATATCGTTCCCAAAGGAAGCGTGGACTTCATGGTCAACACTCAGTTGTCTACATTGAGCTCTGGTATCCCGCTGCTGAGGCCGAAGACTGGTGTTATCGTGTCCATCGCGTCCATCCCCCCGTCATCCGTATTCAAAGAAATGGTCGGACCGGGCGTGGTCCCGTTCTGGCTCTGTTGGCTGTTGGACCTGACCCAGCTGTGGTACAAGTGGAAGCTGCGCGGGACCAACATTCAACATCGGTTCGTGTCGGGGGACTCGGAGAAACGAGAGGACAATGAGAAGGCCGGAGAGTTCATCGCCACTGGCAAGGTCAAGGGAGTGTTCCGGGTGACGAACCTGTCCGACATCGAGGCGGTCAGGGAAGAATGCGGAAAGGTGCATACCGGCAAAGGGGGGCTTGGACGATGCGTTGTGAGAATCAAGGAGTGA